In Deferribacteraceae bacterium V6Fe1, one genomic interval encodes:
- the aroA gene encoding 3-phosphoshikimate 1-carboxyvinyltransferase, with the protein MISFEKVETLKGEIFVPSDKSISHRAFILSAMAEGKSKVLNPLMSRDTLATKAAMQAVGAKFIEIDNGFIIESEGCRNFIEPNDIINCENSGTTARLLTGLFAGQNKYFVLTGDNSLKKRPMGRVIEPLSKLGAYIVARENNRFLPLTIIPSKLKGDDIVGKVKSAQVKSAIILAALQADSKTIYTEQAVTRNHTELMLKSYGVDLKIDGLRIEIDPVKRLEPCTISVPGDFSSAAFFLGAALMYEGAEVLIKNVGLNPTRSGMLDVLKGMGVKFEVIVKSHLGDPFGDIFIQHQEYEGIKIEGDIVANIIDEIPMISALGLFAKSPVEIRGAEELRVKESDRIKAMVYNLREIGAEVEEFDDGLKVYPLKEINKKANLKSFDDHRIAMINILLSKRFGQLSIDEIDAIDVSFPDFISKVDSLSIK; encoded by the coding sequence ATGATAAGTTTTGAAAAGGTAGAAACGTTAAAAGGCGAAATATTTGTTCCTTCTGATAAGTCCATATCTCATAGAGCGTTTATCTTGTCGGCCATGGCAGAAGGGAAAAGTAAAGTGTTGAATCCGCTTATGTCAAGGGATACACTTGCCACAAAAGCGGCAATGCAGGCGGTTGGAGCAAAATTTATTGAAATAGATAATGGCTTTATTATAGAATCTGAAGGGTGTAGAAACTTCATCGAGCCAAATGATATAATAAATTGCGAAAACTCAGGCACGACTGCTCGGCTTTTAACCGGACTTTTTGCCGGCCAAAATAAATACTTTGTTCTTACCGGAGACAATTCTCTTAAGAAAAGGCCGATGGGCAGAGTAATTGAGCCGCTTAGTAAGCTCGGCGCATATATTGTAGCAAGAGAAAATAACAGATTTCTCCCTCTTACGATTATCCCCAGTAAACTGAAAGGTGACGATATTGTTGGTAAGGTAAAAAGTGCTCAGGTAAAAAGTGCTATTATTTTAGCCGCACTTCAGGCTGATTCCAAAACTATTTACACAGAGCAGGCTGTTACGAGAAATCATACCGAACTTATGCTCAAATCTTATGGCGTTGACTTGAAAATTGACGGATTGAGGATTGAAATAGACCCTGTAAAGAGGTTAGAGCCTTGTACAATAAGTGTGCCGGGGGATTTTTCATCAGCGGCTTTTTTTCTTGGAGCTGCATTAATGTATGAAGGCGCAGAAGTTTTAATTAAAAATGTTGGTCTTAATCCTACAAGAAGTGGAATGCTTGATGTTTTAAAAGGGATGGGGGTTAAATTTGAAGTTATTGTAAAATCTCATTTAGGTGACCCTTTCGGCGATATTTTTATACAACACCAAGAGTATGAAGGGATAAAGATAGAAGGGGATATAGTAGCCAACATTATAGATGAAATTCCTATGATTTCCGCTTTAGGTCTGTTTGCTAAAAGCCCTGTCGAAATTAGGGGGGCTGAAGAGCTGAGAGTAAAGGAGTCTGATAGAATAAAAGCAATGGTTTATAATTTAAGGGAAATCGGGGCTGAAGTAGAGGAGTTTGATGACGGCTTAAAAGTTTATCCTTTGAAAGAAATAAATAAAAAGGCCAACTTGAAATCCTTTGATGACCATAGAATTGCTATGATAAATATCCTTTTGTCAAAAAGATTTGGGCAACTTAGTATTGACGAAATAGATGCAATTGATGTATCCTTCCCAGATTTTATCAGCAAGGTGGATAGCCTGAGTATAAAATAG
- the aroF gene encoding 3-deoxy-7-phosphoheptulonate synthase has protein sequence MIIVLKNGVSQADVDFLVEKLNSYGFKTHIYLNEGKTVIGLVGDESVLRDKPLSSFPGVEKVVPVFKPFKLVSSEFKKEDSVLDIKGFKIGGKHSVVMAGPCSVENREMLFEVASRVHASGARILRGGAFKPRTSPYAFQGLGEEGLRYLREAADEYNMLVITELMDPRDLDVVGRYTDIIQIGARNMQNFRLLKEVGKSNIPCMLKRGICATIKEFLMAAEYIASEGNYNIILCERGIRSFDSETRNLLDLSAVPVIKGMSHLPIVVDPSHGTGRRDCILPMAQAAIAAGADGLMIEVHPKPSEAMSDGDQSITPEEFDILMKRIKIIAATVEKHIEE, from the coding sequence ATGATTATAGTTTTGAAAAACGGTGTAAGTCAGGCTGACGTTGATTTTTTGGTAGAAAAGCTTAATTCATACGGATTTAAGACGCATATATATTTGAATGAAGGCAAAACTGTTATAGGGCTTGTAGGGGATGAATCGGTCTTAAGGGATAAGCCATTAAGCTCTTTTCCCGGAGTTGAAAAAGTTGTCCCTGTATTTAAACCTTTTAAACTTGTCAGCAGTGAATTTAAAAAAGAAGATTCTGTGCTTGATATTAAAGGGTTTAAAATTGGCGGTAAGCACAGTGTTGTAATGGCGGGGCCATGCTCTGTGGAAAATAGAGAGATGCTGTTTGAAGTAGCTTCCCGAGTGCATGCATCAGGTGCGAGAATTTTAAGAGGCGGGGCTTTCAAACCAAGGACTTCACCATACGCTTTTCAGGGGCTTGGAGAGGAAGGATTAAGATACTTGAGAGAAGCTGCAGACGAATATAACATGCTTGTAATAACAGAGCTTATGGACCCAAGAGATCTTGATGTGGTTGGGAGATATACCGATATAATTCAGATCGGTGCAAGAAATATGCAAAATTTCAGGTTATTGAAAGAGGTGGGAAAATCCAATATCCCTTGTATGCTCAAAAGAGGGATTTGTGCTACGATTAAAGAATTTCTGATGGCAGCTGAATACATAGCTTCGGAAGGGAATTATAATATAATTCTTTGTGAAAGAGGGATAAGAAGCTTTGACAGTGAAACAAGAAACCTTTTAGACTTATCAGCGGTACCTGTAATTAAGGGGATGAGCCATCTGCCAATTGTAGTTGACCCAAGCCATGGTACAGGTAGAAGGGATTGCATTTTACCGATGGCACAGGCGGCAATTGCAGCGGGAGCTGACGGGCTTATGATTGAAGTGCACCCTAAACCATCTGAGGCTATGAGTGACGGAGATCAGTCAATTACTCCGGAAGAGTTTGATATTTTGATGAAACGGATAAAAATTATCGCTGCTACAGTCGAAAAACATATAGAGGAATAA
- a CDS encoding P-loop NTPase, which translates to MKSKNCKVLAVTSGKGGVGKSNFCINLSVCLAKDGYNTFLLDADLALGNADLLFGEVPGKTIENLLDEDVTIEDILLKKKELPNFSIIPAGKGVSKLANLSSKNKSKILGEIAKLKERADFLIIDTGAGVSDEVVSFIKLADTVILIIVPEVTSIKDAYGMLKVLKSKNINKNIDVLVNKAKSKVQTHNVFDKFKETVEKFLDIKVNLLGPLPDDENFTESVNRQIPIVQLYPNSQTTRFFRYYADVIAKNTVPKNDIADFFEQFIEEKSLLESEQEVKPTAQEVEPMVDDPYFIVQMEKTMSKMLEDINGLYKTLKLYLRKRSSEFVKGNIFRQFAVGTELILVEDKKRFYGTNIIGWSLGQYIIVESRREILKLFEYYERVTARYLFQDKLIEFETGLIKGIEPNSSLILISYPQDYTEYSLRGSKRVPVNIACSVNYKNIKTFPGVLHDLSVNGTLLETSYPLDMNDAIIISFTLPNGKKIENVKSKIKNIRDNNRYGLEFVDLAKIFYKRIENFVNVYKSILGESENILSDNNFSGDVSNIDIHELVQFLCGMKKDLTIEILTNNDSGQIMISDGNIINAVYQEYDPYESLYVLLNLNEGEFFVNEGVLISDVKIKGSLESLLLNSAYYKDSGIVTYPDEN; encoded by the coding sequence ATGAAAAGTAAAAATTGTAAAGTATTAGCTGTTACAAGCGGTAAGGGAGGGGTTGGAAAAAGCAATTTTTGTATAAATCTTAGTGTTTGCCTTGCCAAAGATGGATATAATACATTTTTGTTGGATGCCGATTTAGCCCTTGGAAATGCAGACCTTTTATTCGGCGAAGTCCCTGGAAAAACCATTGAAAACCTACTGGATGAAGATGTTACCATTGAAGATATATTGTTGAAAAAAAAGGAACTGCCAAACTTTTCCATTATCCCTGCGGGGAAAGGTGTGTCAAAATTAGCTAACCTCAGCAGTAAAAATAAAAGTAAAATCCTCGGTGAAATAGCAAAGCTTAAAGAAAGGGCAGATTTTCTTATTATCGATACGGGCGCTGGTGTATCTGATGAAGTTGTTAGTTTTATAAAGCTTGCTGATACTGTGATTTTGATAATTGTCCCGGAAGTTACTTCTATTAAAGATGCTTATGGGATGTTAAAAGTATTAAAAAGTAAGAATATAAATAAAAATATAGATGTGCTGGTGAATAAAGCCAAATCTAAAGTGCAGACACATAATGTATTTGATAAGTTTAAGGAGACTGTTGAAAAGTTTTTGGATATAAAGGTCAATCTTTTGGGACCGCTTCCTGATGATGAAAATTTTACTGAGTCGGTTAATAGACAGATTCCGATTGTTCAACTTTATCCTAACTCTCAAACTACAAGGTTTTTTCGGTATTATGCAGATGTTATAGCAAAAAATACTGTCCCAAAGAACGATATCGCAGATTTTTTTGAGCAATTTATAGAAGAAAAATCACTTTTGGAAAGTGAACAAGAAGTAAAGCCGACCGCTCAGGAAGTAGAGCCTATGGTTGATGATCCTTATTTCATCGTTCAGATGGAAAAGACTATGAGCAAGATGTTGGAGGATATAAACGGGCTTTATAAGACCCTTAAGCTTTATTTGAGGAAAAGGTCGAGTGAGTTTGTAAAGGGGAATATCTTCAGGCAGTTTGCTGTAGGTACGGAACTTATTTTAGTGGAAGATAAAAAAAGATTTTACGGTACAAATATTATAGGCTGGAGCTTGGGGCAGTACATTATAGTTGAGTCAAGACGTGAAATCTTGAAGCTATTTGAGTATTATGAAAGAGTTACTGCAAGATATCTTTTTCAGGACAAACTTATTGAGTTTGAAACAGGCTTGATAAAAGGTATAGAGCCAAACTCATCGTTAATTTTAATCAGTTATCCTCAGGATTATACGGAGTACTCTTTGCGCGGCAGTAAACGTGTCCCAGTAAATATAGCTTGCAGTGTAAATTACAAAAACATTAAAACATTCCCGGGTGTTTTACACGATTTAAGTGTGAATGGTACGTTGCTTGAGACAAGTTATCCCCTTGATATGAATGATGCCATAATAATCAGTTTTACTTTACCTAACGGCAAGAAAATAGAGAATGTAAAGTCAAAAATTAAAAATATAAGGGATAATAACAGATACGGACTTGAATTTGTGGATTTGGCAAAAATATTCTATAAAAGGATAGAAAATTTTGTCAACGTATATAAAAGTATACTTGGTGAGAGTGAAAATATTTTAAGTGATAATAATTTCTCCGGTGATGTCAGTAATATTGATATCCATGAGTTAGTGCAGTTTTTGTGTGGGATGAAAAAAGATTTAACTATTGAAATACTTACCAATAACGATTCGGGACAGATAATGATTAGTGATGGGAATATAATAAATGCCGTTTATCAGGAGTATGACCCATATGAATCCCTATATGTGCTGTTAAATTTAAATGAGGGGGAGTTTTTTGTGAATGAAGGGGTATTAATTTCTGATGTTAAAATAAAAGGCTCTTTGGAGTCGCTTTTATTAAACAGTGCTTACTACAAAGACTCCGGTATTGTCACGTATCCTGATGAGAATTAA
- a CDS encoding S1 RNA-binding domain-containing protein, whose translation MQDNNGMNNEMKFEDFESMLEDSLNPPSKGSIVKGSVVAINGTDILVNIGYKSEGVIDKSELENNGELTVKVGDEIEALVEGVQGGGGYVRLSRKVLNQQRDFDEILEKFEKNKPVAVKIENFNDKGFTGKVGEVSVFIPSNHIDVRNKIKDSKSYIGKVLNCKILKVDRKSKSILASHKLYIVEAAEMEKNELFDSIKEGDKVKGKVKTIKEYGVFINIGAVDGFLHRDNIDWGKVKHPSKYLEVDDVVETVVLNVDKENKKIELGLKQLKEDPWNKVAEKYPVDSEAKGRVVTRRKKGYVVELEPGVDGFIPEEELSWIKNSSVKLERGDMVEGKVIGIDNDHKKVLMSLKLLSENPWITLKNNHPEGSVVTGKIKSVTDFGIFVDFGAHIDGLIKKIDISWTEDIQDLNEKFKAGDEITAKILKIDEDKERISLGIKQLEKNPWKDIEKLLPSGKVLDVEVIEVNKENVVVALPKGLTGIIPAKELDENKVIPEEFCKVGDTLKVVVLKIDKRNREILLSVKKYKLDSEKREVKEYLKQIEDNSDSTFNLGTLIKGKIDEIK comes from the coding sequence ATGCAGGATAACAATGGGATGAACAATGAAATGAAATTTGAGGACTTTGAGTCTATGCTTGAGGATTCTCTCAATCCGCCGTCTAAGGGGAGTATTGTAAAAGGGTCGGTGGTTGCAATAAATGGAACAGATATATTGGTAAATATTGGATATAAATCAGAAGGTGTAATAGATAAAAGCGAACTTGAAAACAATGGTGAACTTACGGTCAAGGTTGGCGATGAGATAGAGGCATTGGTCGAAGGTGTCCAGGGTGGTGGTGGTTATGTCAGACTTTCAAGAAAAGTATTGAATCAGCAGAGAGATTTTGATGAGATTCTTGAAAAGTTTGAAAAAAATAAGCCTGTCGCCGTTAAGATTGAAAACTTCAATGACAAAGGGTTTACAGGAAAAGTAGGTGAAGTTTCGGTATTTATCCCTTCCAATCATATTGATGTCAGGAATAAAATTAAAGACAGTAAAAGTTATATCGGCAAAGTTTTAAATTGCAAAATTTTAAAGGTAGATAGAAAGAGCAAAAGTATATTGGCTTCTCACAAACTTTATATTGTTGAAGCTGCTGAAATGGAAAAGAACGAGTTGTTTGATTCCATTAAAGAGGGAGACAAAGTTAAGGGTAAGGTAAAAACAATCAAAGAGTATGGTGTATTTATAAACATTGGTGCTGTAGATGGTTTTCTTCATAGAGACAATATCGATTGGGGGAAAGTTAAGCACCCTTCTAAATATTTGGAAGTAGATGATGTGGTTGAAACAGTCGTTTTGAATGTGGACAAAGAGAATAAAAAAATAGAGTTAGGGCTTAAACAATTAAAAGAAGATCCATGGAATAAAGTCGCAGAAAAATACCCTGTGGACAGTGAAGCAAAGGGGAGAGTGGTAACCAGAAGGAAGAAAGGTTACGTTGTAGAGCTTGAGCCGGGTGTTGACGGTTTTATCCCTGAAGAAGAGCTTTCCTGGATTAAAAACTCCTCAGTAAAGCTTGAAAGAGGGGATATGGTCGAGGGTAAGGTTATCGGAATTGATAACGATCACAAAAAAGTCTTGATGTCACTCAAATTGTTGTCAGAGAATCCTTGGATAACTTTAAAGAATAATCATCCGGAAGGCTCTGTCGTTACAGGCAAAATTAAGAGTGTTACTGATTTTGGTATTTTTGTGGATTTCGGTGCGCATATTGACGGTCTTATTAAAAAAATTGATATTTCTTGGACAGAAGATATTCAGGATTTGAATGAAAAATTTAAAGCAGGTGATGAAATTACCGCTAAAATTTTAAAAATTGACGAAGATAAAGAGAGAATTTCCCTTGGTATAAAACAACTTGAGAAAAATCCTTGGAAAGACATTGAGAAGCTTTTACCTTCAGGTAAAGTGTTAGATGTGGAAGTCATTGAAGTTAACAAAGAAAATGTTGTCGTAGCGCTGCCGAAAGGGCTGACTGGCATTATCCCTGCCAAAGAGCTTGATGAGAATAAAGTTATTCCTGAAGAGTTTTGCAAGGTGGGCGATACGTTAAAAGTCGTTGTGTTGAAAATTGACAAGAGAAACAGGGAAATATTACTCTCTGTGAAAAAATACAAACTTGACTCTGAAAAACGAGAGGTAAAAGAGTACCTGAAACAGATAGAGGACAATTCGGATTCCA
- the pheA gene encoding prephenate dehydratase, translating to MKNIDELRQQIDNIDEKILKLLNERAHCVIEIGKIKQSQNKPLYVPSREKAIYERLKAINPGPFPNESLKSVFREIISASLSLEEVQKIAYLGPEGTFTHLAGIKHFGLSAKLIPSRSIPEVFEDVEKKRCDYGIIPIENSLEGVVNHTLDMFMSSNLKICGEVFLEVSHHLMNKTGKLQDMKRIYSHPHAIAQCRKWLSREAGSIPIIEVESTAKAAEIASKDETSAAIASEMSELVYGLKIVSKNIEDFTNNYTRFLIIGNFEPEMTGKDKTSLVFSVAHRAGSLYSALKSFSENEINMTKIESRPSKMKAWEYVFYVDIDGHYKDKKIKDAIDKFSNEVSFFKILGSYPKGEK from the coding sequence ATGAAAAATATTGATGAGTTAAGACAACAGATTGACAATATTGACGAAAAGATACTTAAGTTGTTAAACGAAAGGGCTCACTGTGTTATTGAAATAGGTAAAATCAAACAGTCTCAAAATAAGCCCCTTTATGTGCCTTCAAGGGAGAAGGCCATTTATGAAAGGTTGAAAGCGATTAACCCAGGACCTTTTCCAAATGAGTCTTTAAAAAGTGTATTTAGGGAGATTATTTCTGCTTCACTTTCCCTTGAAGAGGTGCAAAAAATTGCATACCTCGGGCCAGAAGGTACTTTTACCCACCTTGCGGGGATAAAGCACTTTGGCTTGTCCGCAAAACTAATACCGTCAAGAAGTATTCCTGAAGTATTTGAAGATGTGGAGAAAAAAAGATGTGACTATGGTATTATCCCTATTGAAAATTCTCTTGAAGGTGTTGTCAATCACACCCTTGACATGTTTATGAGCTCAAATTTGAAAATTTGCGGTGAGGTATTTTTGGAAGTTAGTCATCATTTGATGAACAAAACAGGCAAACTTCAAGATATGAAGAGGATATATTCTCACCCTCATGCAATTGCTCAGTGCCGTAAGTGGCTTTCAAGAGAAGCCGGAAGTATACCTATTATTGAGGTAGAATCGACTGCAAAGGCTGCGGAGATTGCTTCAAAAGATGAGACTTCTGCCGCGATTGCTTCAGAAATGTCCGAGCTTGTTTACGGTTTAAAGATAGTAAGTAAAAATATAGAAGATTTTACAAACAATTATACAAGGTTTTTAATTATTGGGAATTTTGAACCTGAAATGACAGGAAAGGACAAAACATCCCTTGTGTTTTCTGTAGCTCACAGGGCTGGCTCCCTTTATTCTGCATTAAAGTCTTTTTCTGAAAATGAGATAAATATGACAAAAATAGAATCGCGACCTTCTAAAATGAAGGCATGGGAATATGTATTTTATGTAGATATAGATGGACATTATAAAGATAAAAAGATAAAAGATGCCATAGATAAATTTAGCAATGAGGTATCATTCTTTAAAATATTAGGATCATATCCAAAGGGGGAAAAATGA
- a CDS encoding (d)CMP kinase: MPLRIAVDGPAGSGKSTISKIIAEKLNLIYIDTGAMYRACAYLSVKYGLIGAALVDKLKDCDISFKKDGERQRVILKINLHELDVTDEIRSAEVTAKVSETSKITEVREILTKKQQEIASKSDVIMDGRDIGTVVIPDAEYKFYLDANANERAKRRFEELTAKGIDVNFEEILQSVIKRDFEDMNREVAPLKKADDAILIDTSSMTIDEVVNKILERVLA; the protein is encoded by the coding sequence ATGCCCTTGAGAATTGCTGTTGATGGACCTGCCGGAAGCGGCAAAAGCACCATTTCAAAAATTATAGCGGAAAAGTTAAACTTGATTTACATCGATACCGGTGCAATGTATAGGGCTTGTGCTTATTTAAGTGTAAAATACGGTTTAATTGGGGCTGCACTTGTAGATAAACTTAAAGATTGTGATATATCTTTCAAAAAGGACGGAGAACGTCAAAGGGTAATCCTAAAGATTAATTTACATGAGCTTGATGTTACTGATGAGATACGGAGTGCTGAGGTTACAGCAAAGGTATCTGAGACTTCAAAGATAACGGAAGTAAGGGAAATTTTAACCAAAAAACAGCAGGAAATTGCTTCGAAAAGTGATGTGATAATGGATGGGCGAGATATAGGCACAGTGGTAATTCCTGATGCCGAATATAAATTTTATCTTGATGCCAATGCAAACGAGAGGGCAAAAAGACGATTTGAAGAGTTAACGGCTAAAGGTATCGATGTGAATTTTGAGGAGATTTTACAGAGTGTAATAAAAAGGGATTTTGAAGATATGAATAGAGAAGTGGCACCGCTTAAAAAGGCAGATGATGCAATTTTAATAGATACAAGCAGTATGACTATTGATGAAGTCGTAAATAAAATATTAGAGAGAGTGTTGGCTTAA
- a CDS encoding prephenate dehydrogenase, whose protein sequence is MFFNKIGIAGLGLIGGSFAKAFVEQGIKVYGFDKSIECLGSAAESFIFEGLTDNEDEFLNFELDLIYICLPVNSALKFLEYLGGKKVTTFITDGCSTKKSICEKAEALNLKFVGGHPIAGKEVSGFENSEVEIFKNAYHILIDAEHKELLEALKSLHSQIGMKVNVMDVNRHDKIFGLISHFPHLIAFSLIDFVENEDSLAFGFTGGGFRDFTRIAKSNPTMWSDIFFDNSDNLQRLIDRYIEELTKWKKAINSNDYDLMKSMISKVKGLREAL, encoded by the coding sequence ATTTTTTTTAATAAAATTGGGATAGCCGGACTTGGTCTTATCGGTGGTTCCTTTGCAAAGGCTTTTGTTGAACAAGGGATTAAAGTTTACGGGTTTGATAAAAGTATTGAATGTCTTGGCAGTGCGGCTGAGTCATTTATCTTTGAAGGGCTGACCGATAACGAAGATGAGTTTTTAAATTTTGAACTTGATCTTATTTATATTTGTTTGCCTGTTAATTCGGCTTTGAAATTTTTAGAATATCTTGGGGGTAAAAAGGTAACTACATTTATTACTGACGGTTGCAGCACTAAGAAAAGCATTTGTGAGAAAGCAGAAGCTTTAAACCTCAAGTTTGTTGGTGGGCATCCTATTGCAGGGAAAGAGGTATCAGGTTTTGAAAACTCTGAAGTAGAAATTTTTAAAAATGCTTACCATATTTTGATAGACGCGGAGCATAAAGAATTATTGGAAGCACTCAAAAGTTTGCACAGCCAAATTGGTATGAAAGTGAATGTTATGGATGTTAACAGGCATGATAAAATCTTCGGTCTTATTAGCCATTTTCCGCATTTAATAGCTTTTTCTCTCATAGATTTTGTAGAAAATGAGGATTCTCTGGCATTTGGATTTACTGGTGGCGGTTTTAGAGATTTTACAAGGATTGCCAAAAGTAATCCTACAATGTGGTCAGATATATTTTTTGATAACAGTGATAATCTTCAACGGCTGATTGACAGATATATTGAAGAGCTTACAAAGTGGAAAAAAGCAATAAATTCTAACGATTATGACCTTATGAAGAGCATGATTTCAAAGGTTAAAGGATTAAGGGAAGCGCTATGA
- a CDS encoding histidinol-phosphate transaminase has translation MIDYKKLAGKNIADLVPYQPGKPIKELERELGIKKAVKLASNENPLGIPEKAKQAIIKSLDEMNRYPLGDAYYLREKLADKLSVRKDELIFGTGSNEIIELLIRTFVKGDETVLSYAPSFSVYGIIAQAAGSSCEWVKMKEGFEVDFESLKKSITDKTRIVFLANPNNPTGTYFSEDALINFIESIRQDIIVALDEAYIEYVDANDYPNSLKLMKKYKNLIVMRTFSKAYGLAAFRVGYAVGDREAIDMLNRVRQPFNVNMLAQIAAEAALDDNDFLRKSIKTNREGKAYLYKEFENLGLKYIPTQANFILVNVGDGKKIFDDLLKEGVIVRFLGPGLAEYVRVSIGTEEENKFFIEKLKKILGR, from the coding sequence ATGATAGATTACAAAAAATTAGCAGGAAAAAATATTGCAGATTTAGTGCCATATCAGCCGGGCAAGCCTATAAAAGAGCTTGAAAGAGAGCTTGGTATTAAAAAGGCAGTTAAACTTGCTTCCAATGAAAATCCGCTTGGGATTCCTGAAAAAGCAAAGCAGGCAATTATAAAAAGTTTGGATGAAATGAATAGATATCCTTTAGGGGATGCTTATTACCTTAGAGAGAAGCTTGCAGATAAACTTTCAGTCAGAAAAGATGAGCTTATTTTCGGCACCGGCTCAAACGAAATTATTGAGCTTTTAATCAGGACATTTGTGAAGGGTGATGAAACCGTATTATCTTATGCACCATCTTTCTCTGTTTACGGAATAATTGCTCAGGCTGCCGGTAGTAGTTGTGAATGGGTAAAAATGAAAGAAGGGTTTGAAGTCGATTTTGAAAGCCTTAAAAAAAGCATTACCGATAAAACAAGGATAGTGTTTTTGGCAAATCCGAACAACCCGACGGGGACATACTTTAGTGAAGATGCTCTTATCAATTTTATCGAGAGTATTCGGCAAGATATCATTGTAGCACTTGATGAGGCTTATATAGAATATGTAGATGCTAATGATTATCCTAATTCCCTTAAATTAATGAAAAAATATAAGAATCTAATAGTAATGAGGACATTTTCAAAAGCTTATGGCCTTGCTGCCTTTAGGGTAGGCTATGCTGTGGGCGATAGGGAAGCTATCGATATGCTAAATAGAGTCAGGCAGCCTTTTAATGTGAATATGCTTGCTCAGATTGCTGCCGAAGCAGCGTTAGACGATAATGATTTCCTTAGAAAGTCCATAAAGACCAATAGAGAAGGCAAGGCATATCTTTATAAAGAATTTGAAAATCTTGGCTTGAAGTATATCCCTACTCAGGCTAATTTTATCCTTGTAAATGTTGGAGACGGTAAGAAGATATTTGATGATTTGTTGAAAGAGGGGGTAATTGTAAGATTTTTAGGGCCAGGGCTTGCGGAATATGTAAGGGTGTCCATAGGCACAGAAGAAGAAAATAAATTTTTTATAGAAAAATTGAAAAAAATATTAGGAAGATAA
- the ispH gene encoding 4-hydroxy-3-methylbut-2-enyl diphosphate reductase, with protein MNIIVADYSGFCFGVERAIKIVEETSDKGGRVYTLGPIIHNPQLVKKLEEKGVNVKKSVEDVEKDDVVVIRSHGIPKQHMDKLKDNKISVVDATCPFVTRAQRQASILSSSGYFLVVFGEKDHPEVKGIVSYANNGFVVVESSEEVEKYVEFHDKIGVVAQTTQNKANFDVVVNALKSKCNELKIVNTICNATDQRQEAAKKVALISDIMYVIGGKNSGNTTRLYEICKEICPKVFHIETKDEIDKSDLIGVENIGITAGASTPKFLIDEVIEFLKEVEHAG; from the coding sequence ATGAACATTATAGTAGCTGATTATTCCGGCTTTTGCTTTGGAGTAGAAAGGGCGATAAAGATAGTGGAGGAGACATCTGACAAAGGGGGGCGAGTATATACACTCGGGCCTATTATTCATAATCCTCAATTAGTTAAAAAGCTTGAAGAAAAGGGCGTAAATGTTAAAAAAAGTGTTGAGGATGTTGAAAAGGATGATGTTGTGGTAATCCGCTCTCACGGTATTCCCAAACAACATATGGATAAATTAAAAGACAATAAAATAAGTGTTGTGGATGCGACATGTCCATTTGTGACAAGGGCTCAGAGACAGGCCTCAATACTCAGCAGTAGCGGCTACTTTTTGGTTGTTTTCGGTGAAAAAGACCACCCGGAAGTAAAAGGGATAGTGAGCTATGCAAATAATGGGTTTGTAGTGGTGGAAAGTAGTGAGGAAGTAGAAAAATATGTTGAATTTCATGATAAAATTGGAGTGGTGGCGCAGACTACTCAGAATAAAGCCAATTTTGATGTGGTAGTTAATGCCTTAAAATCGAAATGTAATGAACTGAAAATAGTCAATACGATATGCAATGCCACTGACCAGAGACAGGAAGCTGCAAAAAAGGTTGCTTTAATTTCAGATATAATGTATGTAATCGGTGGTAAAAATAGTGGAAATACCACGAGACTTTATGAAATTTGCAAAGAGATATGCCCCAAGGTGTTTCATATTGAGACAAAGGACGAGATTGACAAATCCGACCTTATAGGGGTAGAAAACATTGGCATAACCGCTGGAGCAAGCACTCCTAAATTTTTGATAGATGAGGTTATAGAATTTTTAAAAGAGGTTGAACATGCAGGATAA
- a CDS encoding YggU family protein: protein MRIKLHIQPSAKKTECVGFYDSDIIKIKLSAPPVDGAANKELIKFISKKLNLKKSAVNILMGEHSRDKLIEIPLDVTVNDIVEALSK from the coding sequence ATGAGAATTAAGCTTCATATACAGCCTTCTGCAAAAAAGACTGAGTGTGTGGGATTTTACGATTCAGATATCATAAAAATCAAGTTGAGTGCCCCTCCGGTAGACGGTGCCGCCAATAAAGAATTAATAAAATTTATTTCTAAAAAACTTAACTTGAAGAAGAGTGCCGTCAACATATTGATGGGTGAGCACAGTCGGGATAAATTGATTGAAATACCTTTGGATGTAACTGTAAACGATATTGTAGAAGCCCTGTCTAAATAA